TGTCAAAGTCCGAGCGAACAAAAAGCCCTACCAGAAGAGCGGCAATAGAAGAGGAAACACCCGGAAGCCAGGCTACAAGGGAGCCTGCAGCACTGCCGGTAAAGACTCCTCTCAGGATTCTTTTTCTGGAAAGCTCAAATTTGGAAATGGATTTTTCAGGGATCTCGGAGCCTGTAAAAAGACTTATTATTAACTGGGATGCCCCGAAAAGCCCGCTAAGGAGAGGAAGGAGCATGGAAGCTTCCCCGAAGTTTATGATGGGAGTGAGGAGGTCCTCTCTGGAAAAAGCAAAAAGGCCCAGAATTCCTGTGATAAGGAACAGGAGAAGAGCCATAGCTTTATACTTATATTTTGCAAGCAAACCCAAGCCTTTCTTTCCCTCCACCTCCCCGTTTTTCTCGCTCGCAATCGTAATAAATACAATCGTGAGCAGGATCCATACCATACTATCTTGAATGTAGGGATAAAACGCCCCGAAAAAAAGAGAGAAAGGCAATAAAAAAAGCATGGATGTAAACACAGAGCCCGCACTCCCCAGGGCAGAGAGCCTTATTGCTTCTGCACCTGCACCTTCAAGCAGAAGCCTGTGGCCTGGGAGGACTGCAAGGGCTGTGTCTCCGTCAGGTGCGCCTAAAAACACGGACGGGATTATGTCGTGAAACGTGTGAGACACCGCATTTGAGAGGATTATGAGAGCAATATAAAACGGAGCGACCCCTTTTTCAGCCAGAAAGGGGGAAAAAGCTACGAGTGCAAGTGCGAAATTATTTGTATGTACTCCGGGCAATAACCCTGAAACTATTCCCAGCAGGTAGCCTGCAAGAACAGAAAGAAATATCAGGAACAGAGAAATCTCTTCCATTCAAAAAACTCCCTATGTTATTGGCACATAACCTCTTGAACTTAGTAAAATATTTCACATACTAAGTATTAATACTTAGCTCTGCTATGGGAAACGCATTTTTATTTCTCTTGGAAAAAAATAAAATTCTAAAATATATTATTTAAGATAGGGGAGACACATTTCAGGAGAGATCATAAAGGAACGAAGATAAAATAAGAAAAATAAAAAAAGAACGAAGATAAAATAAGAAAAATAAGAAAAGAACGAAGATAAAAGAAAAGAGATAAGAAAGAAACGAAGATAAAAGAAAAAGAAAATGAAAGAAAAAATGCATAAAAGAGTATTTAAATCAGAAAAAACAAAGCGATCTATCAGGATTTTTAATTAAGATGAGAAATTTCAAACCTGTTAGTATAAATAAATTTCCGTTGAAAATAATACCCTTCTAATAAATAGAGGGGTTTTCGGCAGAAAGTATAAAAGCAAAATTCGAAAAGTCAAACATTTTTAGTTTACCGATCTGATAAGCCGCTTGAAAAATTTGAAGGTTCTTTATTACAACAAAGTAAAAAAAAAATCATTTCCATTTATGTTTTATATGTAACAGTTATACTATAGCTTGTAGTCCTAAATGCTAATATTGAATGGGGTTCATGAGAGCATTTAGCAAAAAACAGCAGGGCAATTGAGGTTCGCCATTCCTCAGTCTGCTCTGGGCAACCCGGAACCCCGCCCTCTTGAGGCAAAATCGAGGTTTTTTGCCATTCCTCGGTTTAAGCTCAGGGAGAGGTATCGGGAAAAGAGGTCCGAAGTGAGGTTCGCCATTCCTCACCCGGTCTCTCAGATATCAGAAGCAATAGAGAAGTGCGGGGGCAAATCCCTCTCTAAACTATTTTTACCCCCCACTTCAACTCTATTCTCTATGCTGTCCAGTTTTATCCTCTGTTATATTCAATAAAACTGGGACTCTGTTTTGAATTTGCCATTAACAACTCAAACATCTAAATTCAGTAACTGTTTCATTGTTCCTTTATTATAAAAATAAGATTAATCCTTCATATACAAAGTGGGCTGTGCCGCAATCTTCTGCTTCTTTACTTCTTCCTTAACCTCTCAACTTTTATCTGGCTTCCCGAACTTCTGCCCTTTAAGACCCTCCCCATTCCGGCTGGTCTTCCGTCAATCATTTCCTCTCCCTGAATGCCCTTTCTTTTTATCACTTCCTCTTTCAGGAAGGCTTTTCTCTGAATTATTCTCTTTTTCAGTTACTTCAGCCTCTAAAGATTCCTCCTTGCCAGAATCTTCATGTTCTTCCAGGCTTCTCTCCCGGAGAACTCCAGCCTCGTCAGATTCGCCTCTGCCTGGCTGATCCTGTATCGTATCACTCCCTCTCCCTGGCAGTTTTTCTTTTCTGTCACTTCCTCTTCCCAGTTGAGTATGCCTCTTCTCATCTCCTTTTTTAGAGTTTTTTACTTTTCATGTGTTTTTTTAATTTTTTTATCAGGACTTTCTCTGTCAGACCTGGTTTATAAGAATACAGTCTATCAAGATAATATTCTTGTTGTCAGCCAGTAATGACAGGATTGGTTTTATTCGACCACGATGTTGAGATTGGTTTGTTGGCAATGAAATTGAGATTGGTTTTTTGTCTCAAAAATGAGCCTCAAAAACACTTATTCCGTGCTCAGTTCCTGTTATGGATTTCCGCTCCCTGAGTGGAAACATCAATCAGGATAAATTCTGCAGGCTGACCTGCACAAACAGATTCCATGTGGATTACCTGCTCAAGGTCAATGCGAGCCTGATCTCCCTGCTCTATTCTCTGTCCATTAACGGTGAGCTCGCCGACAGACGTGTAAATGAAAGTTCGGCGGTTATCCTGTGTGTAAAAATGGATAACATGTCCCTTTTCGAGGCTGCACCGGTAAACTGTTGCATCGGCGTTTATCTTCAGGGCGTCCTTAAAATCCTGTCCAGAAGCGACCGGATGCAGCTGATTTCTCCATTCCATGCATTCAAACTTTTTTTGAGAATAAGAAGGTTCGAGGCCACTTCTGGACGGTAAAATCCAGATCTGATAAAAGTGCAGGACTTCCTTATCCCTGTTAAACTCTGAATGAAGTATCCCTGTACCTGCGGTAATGCTCTGTACTTCTTCTTTTCCAAGGGTTCCCCTGTTCCCCATACTGTCTTCATGCGTTATTTCCCCGTCAAGAACAACGGATATAATTTCCATCTCGGAGTGCCTGTGAGCCGAAAACCCCTTTCCCGGCTGGACGGTATCATCATTAAAGGCGCGCAGGTTTCCAAACTGGACGTTGTCAGGATCATAATAGTTTGAAAAAGAAAAAAGCATGTAGCTTTTTAGCCAGCCTGAATCCTCAAAATGCCTGGCTCCCGCCGGAATTATTCTGAGCATATAAGATCCCTTTCTTCCCATGTAATTATTCGAATATTTGAATATTTGAATATTTGAATATTTGAATATTTGAATAATAAGTAAGGTTTGATGGATGAATAGAATATACCTTTGGAAACAGAGTTTAGCAATAGTATTCAGTAACATTGTTCAGCGACATAGTTCGGAAATGTATTTCAGTAAAATATTAAGAAAGACAGTTAAGAAATATAGTTGAGAAATGTAGTTGGAAAAAGTTGAGAAATATAGTTGGAAAATATAGTTAAGAAATGTAGTTAGGAAATAGTTAAGAAATATAATTTAATGAATGATCACCAGGCTTTCTTTGACAGGTTAAAAAGATCAGTCTTCTTTGCAAAAGACACGTAAAAAACAATATATACGAGTGCTCCCTTTCCTAAAGGAGCCTGTTACAATCAAATTTTCGTTTTTTTCAGATTACCAGTGCAAAGTAAAAAAGGACTTTAAAAGGATTTCAAATGACAATTAAATGTAAAAAATGTAACCATGATGCTATTATTTTTCAAAAATACTCAGGAATGCACCTGTGTAAAAGGCATTTTATAGAGGACGTTGAAAGGAAAATTAAGCTGACTGTCCGGAGAGATTACAGCATACAGAAAAATGATGTAATAGCCGTTGCTCTGAGTGGAGGAAAGGACAGCTCGGTCGCTCTTTATATCATGCATAAGATCCTGGGGAACAGGCCTGATATTCAGATTGTGGCAATTTCAGTTGATGAGGGTATTAACGGATACCGCCCGCAATCCCTTGAGCTTGCAAAACAGCTTACTGAAACGCTTGGTGTTCGCCATATTATAAAATCTTTTAAAGATGAACATGGCGCAACAATGGACGAGCTGGCTGTAATGGACCGCGAAAAAGGCACATGCAGCTACTGTGGAGTTCTCAGGAAGAGCATTCTTAACAGGGTGGCTATCGAGATAGGCGCAACGAAACTGGTCACAGGACACAACCTGGACGATGAAGCCCAGACCATTCTCCTTAACCACTTCAGAGGAGACATGGAACGCATGGTCAGGCTTGCCCCTCCTGTAGCTGTTGAAGGGCTTGTTATGCGTGCAAAGCCTCTGCGGAATATTCCTGAAAAGGAGGTTGCACTCTATGCCCTCGTAAATTCCCTGCCAGTGGATTTCAGTGAATGCCCGTATGCAGGGGAAGCCCTGCGAGGAGAAATAAGGGAACTGTTAAACGGTTTTGAGACAAACCACCCCGGAACCAAGTACTCTCTGCTCCGGGGATTTGACAAGCTTGTTGGGGCACTGGCAAAGGAACTTCCTCCTGCAAAAATTGAAAAATGCAGGATCTGCGGAGATACCTGCACGGAAAATATATGCCAGGCATGCAAACTGCTCGGCAGGACGTAAGAGAGCAGAACTGAAATCAGGCATTTTCTGGCTAAATAGCCGGTATTCTGAATCAGATTTCCAGAACAGTTAAAGCTTTCATTTTCATTTGTATTTTTTATTTTTATTTTTATTTTTATTTTTATTTTTATTTTTATTTTTATTTTTATTTTCTGTAAGCAGCCGGGTTCAGCCGGAGAACAACGCGTGAACAGGATGAATTGAGATTCGATTTAAGACATTCAGGAACACTATCAGCCAGTAAGCTCGAGCTCCAAAATCAAGAGAAAAGGGAAAGCCAAGAAAGAAAAAAATTATGAAAAAGAGAAACTAAGAGAGAAAAAAATTAAGAAAAAGGGAAAGTTAAGAAAGAAAAGTATTTGTAGATTTCATGAAGTTTCGGACTTTTATAACCCATCAGGACCGGAAAGCAGGTCATCAGGGTTATAGAGTTTCCTTTCCTCTCCCAGAAGATAAAGCCGGGTCCACAGGACAGCAGTGAACGGCTGCAGTATGATCATCGGCACGAAATATGTTATGATTGAGACCAGAAGAATTTCCGAACCCAGGAGCTCGCCGATAAAACCATTGACGAAAGCAAGTCCGACTGAAAATGTCCAGAGAAAGAAAACATCAAGTTTATTGCTCATGAAAAAACCGTATCCGGCTTTCAGAGCGTCAAGGGGGTCGAGCTCATCAATTACTAGAGCATAAGGGGCAAGGGAAAATAAAATACTTATGACCAGCAGATAAACTGTCCAGAGCATGACTCCCGCTCCCAGCACTCCCATTCCTTTTACAGGCAGCCCGGGATTGTGAACAAGACTGTTCAGGTCTCCTATTGTGAGAGCTCCGGGCACGATAAATACAATGCCTGCGAGAACCATCAGAGCGAGAAGAAGGCTCGTGAGAAAAAGCCTGAAGCTGTTTTTCCAGCCTGATCTGAACATGTCAGAAAACACAGTATCTCCGGTCTCTGAGGCTTTCTTTGCCATTCCTATTGCCCCTGCTGTGAAAAAGGCCTGCAGAATCATGCTAAGCAGGAAAAAAGCAAGAACCAGGGCTACCGAGACCGGTATATTATTCTTAAACCCGTCCCATATCATGGAGTAAATTTCTTCATTGGTGAGGACAGCAGGATCTACCACATTCATAGACCCCGAAACGTAGAGCAGGGCACCTATTAAGACAAAGAAAAAGACAAAAAGGATTAAATTGATAAAAAAATTCAGGACATATGGAATACAAATATTCAGATTTCTAACCCAGGTCTTGAACCCTCTATTCAATATTGTTCCAAAATCTTCATACATGTGACACGACCTTCCAGTTTTTAAGGCAGCAGCTCTGCACCCCCTCTTTGCAGCAATGTCCTGACTGACTGCAAAAATGAGACTCTTGTGCAGGCTCACATGCCCTATTTTCGGATACATATGCAGAAGATAAATATATAATCTCTTATTCAAGTACAGATAAGAACAGTGACGATCAATAACGAAAGCAAAAGGCGATCACATGAAAAAGCTGGAAAATTACATACCTTTTTCAGTCCCGGATAACCCTTCCGCGCGCGAAAAACCTTCAGGACCTGCAAATCCAAAAAGATTCACAGTCCCGGACAAACCTGAAACAGACAATCCTCAAAAAGAAGTAGTTGTACTCGGGCACTGCCTTCTCAACCCCATTGCAAGAGTAAAAGGAGCAAAACCGGTTATCCCTATTGATGCAAAAGGAGCAAACGTAATCCAGCTCCCCTGTCCGGAATCAATGTACCTTGGAATAAGGCGCAGGGAAATCACCAAAGACCAGCTCGACCACCCAGCCTACAGGCGCTTTTGCAGAGAAATCTTCACCCCGTTTGCGGATATGCTCGAAGACCTCGCAATAAATGGCGTAAGCATAAGGATTATCGGCGTCCCTAAAAGCCCTTCCTGCGGTGTCAGAATAACAAGCGTAGGCGGCGAGCCAGGAAAATCGAAGGAGTTCCACCATATCCATTCACAGGAGCCCGGCGTGTTTATGGAAGAGATTATGAAGGAACTTGAAAGGCGCAGGGTCAGTTTTGAGATTGAGGACGCCAGCACGCAATGAGACCTCTATGTACGATTTCAATTAGTTAGTTCTCTTGAGCGTAGCGAAAAGGACAGCGCACTGCAGAGCCGCAACTCTGCCGGGACGAGAACAGTTAGGTATAGTGAATAAGTTAACTCGATTGATTATCCCAAATTCATGATTTAGAGGAGTAGTTTTGAGCTGCAGGATCAGCACGCTAACAAACTGCAAATTATTCATTATATTATAATCCCACTTTTTCCTTCGCATGCCCGATCATGTTTTCAAGGTCTTCAACCGTATTGATATTCACAAAAGTCCTCAGTTCCGGATCAAATTCCCTTATTTCCGAAACCTCAACGAAAACGACATCCTGCATCTGAAAAACCGGCGCAAGAACTGAGTGTTTCCCCCTCTCAAAAGCTTTTTCGATTTCCGGCAGCATTTTTTTTGAGTAGACCGCATGAAGAGGCTCAAACATTCTCTCTTCCCACCTCGGGATAGCAGCATCGTGACCGCTTGCTTTCTCAAACAGCAGGTCTACAATTTCAGGGTTTACAAAAGGCATATCTCCGGCGCAGACGAAAGAGTTTTCGGATCTGGATTCAAGCAGCCCCGCCCGAATGCCTTCAAGAGGGCCGGCGTCTTCCAGAGAATCAAAGCAGAAACGAATTTCCCTATCAGGAAATTTATCAAGCA
This window of the Methanosarcina mazei S-6 genome carries:
- a CDS encoding tripartite tricarboxylate transporter permease, with product MEEISLFLIFLSVLAGYLLGIVSGLLPGVHTNNFALALVAFSPFLAEKGVAPFYIALIILSNAVSHTFHDIIPSVFLGAPDGDTALAVLPGHRLLLEGAGAEAIRLSALGSAGSVFTSMLFLLPFSLFFGAFYPYIQDSMVWILLTIVFITIASEKNGEVEGKKGLGLLAKYKYKAMALLLFLITGILGLFAFSREDLLTPIINFGEASMLLPLLSGLFGASQLIISLFTGSEIPEKSISKFELSRKRILRGVFTGSAAGSLVAWLPGVSSSIAALLVGLFVRSDFDRRPIKKEDSEPVPGERKSSLFSDSRADHQTLESSKEFIVSISGVNTSNAIFGLVALLIIGKTRSGAMVAINDILGIESLGFQIIMLFFAAILLSALFSYFSTVWIGNNAHHMLRKIDYTKLCTGVLIGLAVMVYLFTGLFGLFIFIISTPIGMLPSFMNIRKSHAMGVILLPVISYFLQYSF
- a CDS encoding DUF7847 domain-containing protein — protein: MYPKIGHVSLHKSLIFAVSQDIAAKRGCRAAALKTGRSCHMYEDFGTILNRGFKTWVRNLNICIPYVLNFFINLILFVFFFVLIGALLYVSGSMNVVDPAVLTNEEIYSMIWDGFKNNIPVSVALVLAFFLLSMILQAFFTAGAIGMAKKASETGDTVFSDMFRSGWKNSFRLFLTSLLLALMVLAGIVFIVPGALTIGDLNSLVHNPGLPVKGMGVLGAGVMLWTVYLLVISILFSLAPYALVIDELDPLDALKAGYGFFMSNKLDVFFLWTFSVGLAFVNGFIGELLGSEILLVSIITYFVPMIILQPFTAVLWTRLYLLGEERKLYNPDDLLSGPDGL
- a CDS encoding pirin family protein — encoded protein: MLRIIPAGARHFEDSGWLKSYMLFSFSNYYDPDNVQFGNLRAFNDDTVQPGKGFSAHRHSEMEIISVVLDGEITHEDSMGNRGTLGKEEVQSITAGTGILHSEFNRDKEVLHFYQIWILPSRSGLEPSYSQKKFECMEWRNQLHPVASGQDFKDALKINADATVYRCSLEKGHVIHFYTQDNRRTFIYTSVGELTVNGQRIEQGDQARIDLEQVIHMESVCAGQPAEFILIDVSTQGAEIHNRN
- a CDS encoding TIGR00269 family protein translates to MTIKCKKCNHDAIIFQKYSGMHLCKRHFIEDVERKIKLTVRRDYSIQKNDVIAVALSGGKDSSVALYIMHKILGNRPDIQIVAISVDEGINGYRPQSLELAKQLTETLGVRHIIKSFKDEHGATMDELAVMDREKGTCSYCGVLRKSILNRVAIEIGATKLVTGHNLDDEAQTILLNHFRGDMERMVRLAPPVAVEGLVMRAKPLRNIPEKEVALYALVNSLPVDFSECPYAGEALRGEIRELLNGFETNHPGTKYSLLRGFDKLVGALAKELPPAKIEKCRICGDTCTENICQACKLLGRT
- a CDS encoding molybdenum cofactor guanylyltransferase → MNKKTESKEQKRSFRSAIVLAGGRGRRMGMVEKALLEFERKTILERLLENLFRVVDEVILSVRDNSQKEKLFPVLDKFPDREIRFCFDSLEDAGPLEGIRAGLLESRSENSFVCAGDMPFVNPEIVDLLFEKASGHDAAIPRWEERMFEPLHAVYSKKMLPEIEKAFERGKHSVLAPVFQMQDVVFVEVSEIREFDPELRTFVNINTVEDLENMIGHAKEKVGL